CGCCGACACGGCACATCCCCCCCTGTCCGGTTTCCTCATCGAAGGAAGAGAAGCGGTAGCCTCCCTCGTCACTCCGATCTGGTCGCAGCAGCTTGACGTATCCCATGGCCGAAAGGGCCTCCATCCAGGAAATGCTGTCCCGACGATGAATCCAGTCGTGGTTTCCCTCCACGACAATGCATGGAATGCCGGCCTCCTTCAGCGGCAGCAGGCATTCGATGGTACCGGCGAAGGTTCGGGGCAGGATCTGTCCGGTATGAAACAGGTCCCCCGCTATCAGCACGAAATCGACCCGCTCTGCCAGAGCGTCGGCGATAATGCTGTCGAGACATCGGAAAAAATCGGCATAGCGTTCCGTTTCGGCAGCGCTTCTCCGATAGGTTTTTCCAAGATGAATATCCGCGGTGTGTATGAAACGCATGTTTGAGGCCCTGAGGAATCCTAATTATAGAACAACCGGCTTAATGATAAAAATGACCAAATGTAAGGAAAAAATTTAAAAATAAGAAGGGCAATAATTGTCATATAAGATGATATTTGGTCATTATTATCCTTATATTATTCAAATATTGACAAAATTCGATCCTTAATCACCTCGAAGAACTTTTCAACTGTTATTGAAGTGCAATCAGTTTCGGTAAAAGCCGGTATAATGTGAGAAAAAGGTGCTATTGCCATGATCCCTAAAAGAAAACTAGGAAAAACCGGTGTGGAAGTTTCCTGTATCGGCCTTGGTGGTGAAGGCATTCTCCGCTCCTGCGGCCGGGAACGGGAAGCGCAAGCGGTCATCGACCGTGCTCTCGATCTGGGTATCAACTATTTTGAATCGGCCCGGGCCTATGCCGACAGCGAATCCTATTACGGACTCAGCCTGGGATCAAGACGGCAAGGTATTTTTCTGGCCAGCAAGGCGCACGACCGCAGCGCTGCTGGAGCCATGGAGCAACTGGAGCAAAGCTTGCGGGCTCTGCGCACCGACTGGCTCGATCTGTGGCAGATTCACGATGTGCGCACGGACGAGGATCTGCAGAAAATTTTCGCTCCCAACGGTTTGCTGGAAGCCTTCCGCAGGGCCAAAAAGGACGGCAAGGCACGATTTATCGGCATCACCGGACATCAGGACCCCGACATTCTGCTGCAGGCCTTGACCCTCTACGAATTCGACACGGTCCTGCTGCCGGTCAATCCGGCGGAAACGCACTGGCTGAGTTTTCCCCACATCGTTCTGCCCGAAGCCCGTCGCCAGGAGATGGGGGCCATCGGCATGAAGGTCTTCTGCAGGGGTTTCGGCCTGCAGATTCCCGGTCAGGGAAGCGCCTCCCTGTGGCTCCGCTATGCCCTATCCTTCGACGTCTCCACCATCGTCATCGGCTGCGACAATCCGCTTCAGGTCACCGAAAATTTTGAAGCCAGCCAGATATCTCCGCTCAATACTGAGGAACGTCTGGCCCTGGAAAAGGCCATTAAGCCCTGGGCCAAACGATTGATGCCGTACAAACAAAGCCGGAACCCGAAAAAATCCATTCCCAAACCGGTCCGATTCCGCCCGCTGAACAGCGACTGTTGATCCTTTGTCTCTCTTAAGAAGGTCGGGTGATGTACGAGCGACTGAATCGAAGTACCGGATCATCTTTGGCTTATCGGATAACCCGCCCTCTCGGTCGGGAAGAGATGCAGCAGATCACGGACGAGTTGGAGGGAACCATCTCCGTCCACGGCAGGATACGGGTGCTGATCGATTTGAAAGCATTTCCATTCGACGGACTGGGATCGCTGTGGGAAGAACTCAAATTCGACATTCGCCATACACCCCGCCTGGAACGACTGGCCATTGTCGGTGGAACGGACGTCCAGCAGTGGGTCTCCAGGATATTCGGAGTCCTGACCCACACCCGCTGTCACTGTTTCAATGAGGGCGAACTGGATCGGGCATGGGACTGGCTGACCGGGGACTGAAGGTCCTCCGGCGGTCCTGGAACACCTCCTGATTATCATGGATCGCGGGACAAAGCAATCAGCCCCTTACTGTCCGAGGCAATTCTTCACCCCCTGGGCGAAAGAGATCGGTTCAATGCCGAAAGTGTCCGCCCAGGGTCCCCTGTCGCAGATATTCCCCTCCAGCAGCATGGTCAGCTGTCCAGAGGTGATCGGAAAAGCGGAGAACTGTTCCATGACCCGGACAACCGGTTTGACCAGGGACACCGGCTGGTGGATTTTTCGGACTTTGTCCTTGCCCAATGCCTTGCCGATCAGGTCGAGGATTTCATTGTAGGCATAATCTTCGGAACCGCACAGGTGAAAAATCCGCCCCACCGTTTCCGGCAACGACAGCGCCCGGACAAAGGATTCGGCCACCTGCTCGAGCGCCACCGGCTGCAGCCGGTAGCGGCCGTCGCCGATCACGGGCACCACCGGCGCCAGGCGAACCATTTTTGACAACATGGAAAAAAGATCGCTGCCCGGTCCGAAAATCAGCGATGGACGGAAAATGGTCCATTCAAGTCCCGAATCCCCCACCGCCTGCTCAGCCCGCCACTTTGTCCGCTCGTATTCGGAGTATCCGTCGGCCCTGGCGCCGTTGGCGCTCATGTGAAGATATCGCCCGGTGCCGCTGGCAGCTGCAGCACGAAGAACATTTTCGGTTCCCTGCACATGCAGTCGTTCGAAGGTCACTCCTTTGTCCGGAAATTCGCGGATGATTCCGACGAGGTGGATGACCGCTTCGCATCCCCGCATCCCCTCGGGGAGGCTGCCAGGATCGGTAACGTCTCCCGGATGGATCCTGATGTCGGGATGTTTTTCCAGTTTTCCTTCCGAACCGGGGCGCACGAGGGCGACAACCTGATGCCCGGCCGCAGCCAGCTGCCGCAGCACTTCGCCGCCCACAAACCCGGTGCTTCCCGTCACGAAAACCTGCATAGGACACTCCTTCAAAGGGTGTAGTGCGCCTTGTTCAAGGCCACAGCCAGAGCAGCAATAATCCTCCGGCCAGGGAAAATCCGAAAAGGACCGATATTCGTGCCAGAAGCCTGGCTTGCCCCAGAGCACCGACAATAAAAGCTTTGAACATGATATTGGACAGAGCTCCGATCATGACCATGCGCCAGCCGGTATCCAGGTCCAGTCGATCGTTTTTGATCATCTGGGCGGTCGACAGGGTGATGGCATCCATATCCGTCAGTCCGCTGAAAGCCGCCACCACATACAGGCCGGCATCGCCGAAATGCTCTTCGGCCGCCGCGACAGCCAGCAGCACGAGAGCATAGAGGGCGCCGAAAACCACCGCGGCGATAAGGTTCGAAGGATCCTTCGGCTCGGGTATATCCGCCTTTTTTCTGTGCGCCAGCAGATAGGCCGCCAGGGAGATCAGTCCCATCCACAGGGTCATGAGGCCGAACTGGGGCAGCATTTCCCAGAAAATTTCGGGTGCCACCAGAGCCACTTCGAAGGCCACACGAATAAACACGACCGTGGAGGCGATCATGATGACAAGGGCCGCCAGCGGGGAGGCCTCGGGAGAGGTTCTGGTGCGGCGCGCATAGCTGACGGTGGTGGCGGTGCTGGAAATAATCCCGCCAAGCAGGCCGCTCAGCACCGAACCCGTTTCCGCCCCCATATAGCGGGCCACCAGAAAACCGCCGAGGCTGATGCCGACGATCAGGACGACCATCAGCCAGATATGGAAAGGGTTGAGAACGTGATAGGGACCGTAGGAATGGTCCGGCAACAACGGCAAAATGACCAAAGCAATCAGAACCAGGCGAAAAACGGCCCGGATCTCGGCCTCGCCGATGCGCTGGACGAAACCGTGCAGAGGCTGTTTCCAGTGCAGCAGCATAGCCACGCCCCCGCCGATGGCCACGGCCTCCGCGACTCTGCCGGTCGGCAGCAGGGCGCCCACGGCGAACATGACCAGGGCGGCCACTTCCGTAGTGGGACCCGGATGCGCCTCCCGGGTGGTTTTGCGTCCCAGGTTGGCCATCACCATGGTGGCGCCGAGGGCGATCAGGCCGCCGGCCAGAATCCAGCCGCCGAACCTGACCGACAGAATGGAACAGACGGTTCCGAGGACGGTAATCAGGGCAAAGGAGCGGATTCCGGCGGCCCGGGGCTGGGACCATTCCCGCTGCAGGCCGACCAGAAGTCCCAATCCGAGGGCTATACCGAGTTGTTGCCAGACCTGCATGTTGATTTTCATCCTTTCTTCGCAACGCTTTCCTTTCAATTCTAACCGAACCCGCCGATTTCACAGAGAGGGATGAAACTTCTCCCGGGTTTTCGTCCGCCGGGTTTTCCATCCGCCCACAGCTTCTTTTTCTCCCTTTCTTGAAAACTTCTTTATTTTTTCTAAAGTTAACGGAAACTGGGAGGGGTCATGAAGCCGATGGTGTTGATAGGACGTTCTCTTCCTGCCCTGGGTGAACGCCTCATGCAGGCGCTGGATGCACAGCCGGGCCGCTGTCTGATCGAGGTTTTTCCCGACGGTGAAATCAAGGTGCAAGTGAAGGAAGCGCTTGAGGGACGCAAGGTCTTTCTGCTGCAATCCACCCACGCACCGGCCGGCGCACATCTCCTTGAGCTTCTCCTGCTCGCCGACGCCTGCCGCCGGCGGGGGGCCCAATCGATCGTTGCGATCGTCCCCTATTTCGGCTATGCCAGACAGGATCGCCGGGTTACCGGTGAGGAGCCGATCGGCGCCCGGCTTGTGGCCGACCTTCTGGCCTGCCGCTGCGACCGGATCATCGCCTTCGACCTGCACACTCCCGCCATCGAGGGATTTGCCGACATTCCCCTGCTGCATCTGACGGCGGTGCCTCTGCTGGCCGAAACCTATCGAAAACACCGCCATTCAAACGATGTCCTGGTCGCCCCGGATGCCGGTGCTGTCCGCCTGGCCAACCGATACGGCGAACTGTTGGATCTTCCGGTGGCCTACGTGGAGAAAGTGCGGAAAAGCGATCGCGAGGTGTCGGTGCGGGCGGTGACCGGTGAGGTCAAGGATCGGTCTCCGGTCCTGGTCGACGACATGATCAGCACAGGGGGGACCATGGTGGCCGCGGTGAAAGCTTTGCTGGAGGCTGGTGCAAAGCCGGACATATCGATTATGGCAAGCCACTGTCTGCTTGTCGGCGAGGCTGCTGATCGATTGGCGAAACTGCCTCTGCAGAGAATCCTCACCACGGACAGCATCACGCTGGCGGCAACCCGGCCTCTCCCTTTGGAAAGATACAGTCTGGCTCAGATCCTGGCAGACGAGGTGAACCGGATAGCAGGTATACCTCTCGAAAATTGACCGGCTTCCCGAACCAAGGCTGTCTCGACCACAGGCAGACGGGCCCTTGGTGACTCCCGGGGGCATGATATACTGAAACAACCCATCAGGGTTTAAGGCTTTCTGATTAGAAACGGGAGGCAGGTCATGCCAAATCCGGCTTCTCTGCAAGGGCAGGCGGCGCTGGTCACCGGTTCATCCTCAGGAATTGGCCGCGCCTGTGCCGAGGCGCTGGCCGCTGCCGGTGCCGACGTGGCGATCAATTACCATCATTCCGCCCAGCAGGCCAGGGAGGCGGCCGATCAGATATCCCGGCAGCACGGCGTGAAAACGGTCACCATCGGAGCCGATGTCAGTCAGGAGCAAGACGTCGAACGGATGTTCGCCAGAACCCTCGAGGCCTTCGGCCATCTGGATATTTTGGTCAGCAATGCCGGTATCCAGAAGGACGCTCCCTTTGCCGACATGACGCTGGAACAGTGGCGAAAAGTTATCGACGTCAACCTGACCGGCGGCTTTCTTTGCGCCCGGGCGGCCGCAAGGGAATTTCTGCGCCGGGGCCCCGTTCCCGAGCGCTCCCGCGCCCTGGGCAAAATCATTTTTATCAGTTCCGTCCACCAGAGGATCCCCTGGGGAGGACATGTCAACTATGCCGCCAGCAAGGGCGGGCTGATGCTGTTGATGAAGTCCATCGCCCAGGAGCTGGCGCCCCGCAAAATCCGAGTCAACGCCGTGGCCCCCGGTGCCATCAGAACCGACATCAACCGCGACGTCTGGGAAGACGAGCAGACCGCCGCCAAACTCTGCAGCCTGATCCCCTACGGCAGAATGGGTGACACTCTCGACATCGGACCTGCCGTGGCCTGGCTGGCCTCGGATGCCGCCGATTATATCTCTGGAGAAACTCTTTTCATTGACGGCGGCATGACGCTTTACCCCGGATTCGGCACCGGCCGATGACGGATCCTTTTCCTCCGAACCTCTGCGCCCATCGTCAAAACACCCTGTCGAGGAAGTTTCCATGCCCATCACCAATGCCGACATTGCCCGCATCTTCAACCATATTGCCGACCTGCTGGAGATTGACGGGGACAATCCTTTTCGGGTAAGGGCCTACCGCAATGCCGCCCGTACCATCAGCGATCAGCCGCAAGGCATGGCAGAGATGCTCGAAGACGGCAAGGACCTTTCGCAGTTGCCCGGAATCGGCAAGGACCTGGCCGGCAAGGTTGCCGAGATTGTCGCCAGCGACCGTCTGGAAATGCTGCGGACACTGGAAGCGAAGGTTCCACCCGATCTGTGCGAACTGCTGCGCCTCACCGGACTCGGACCAAAGCGGATCGCAGTGCTTTATCGCCAGCTCGGGATCAAAACTTTTGACGAACTGGCCGCTGCGGCCCGGGACCAGCGAATCCGCGAACTGCCCGGGTTTGGCAAGAAGACCGAAGAAAATATCCTGAGGGAGATCAAGGGCAAGACCGCGATGGCTTTGCGTACCCGGCTCGCCGAAGCGGAACAGGTGGCCGAACCGCTGCAGGCCTATCTGAAAGCAACCGAGGGAGTGAAGCAGGTCATGGTTGCGGGAAGCTATCGGCGGCGTCTGGAAACGGTAGGAGACCTGGACATACTGGTCGCCTGCGAGCGCGGCAGCCCGGTGATGGATCGGTTCACCGATTTCGAAAACGTGGTCGAAGTTCTGGCCAAGGGCGGAACCAAATCCTCGGTGCGTCTGCGCGGCGGCCTGCAGGTGGACTTGCGGGTGGTTCCCGCGGTCAGCTACGGGGCGGCGCTCTACTACTTCACAGGATCGAAGGCTCACAACATTGCCGTGCGTCAGATCGCCCAGAGAAAAGGGCTCAAGATCAACGAGTACGGGGTCTTCCGTGGTGAGGGCGAGGCAGAGGAGCGGATAGCCGGCACCAGCGAGGAGGAGGTTTTCGCAACCGTCGACCTGCCCTACATCGAACCGGAACTGCGGGAGAACAGCGGCGAAATCGAGGCGGCCCGGGAAGATCGGCTGCCGGAACTGATCGTCCCCGGAGACCTCCGCGGCGATCTGCATGCTCATACAAGGGCCACCGACGGCCGTTCTTCATTGAAGGAAATGGCGGAGGCCGCCCGCTCCCTCGGCTACAGCTACCTGGCGATTACCGAACACAGCCAGGCCGTCGCCATGGCCCGGGGTTTTGACGCCAGGCGGCTGGAGCAGCAGATCGAAGAGATTGATGAGCTCAATGAGGTCCTTTCAGGCTTTCGCGTTCTCAAGGGCATCGAAGTCGACATTCTCGAAGACGGCAGCCTCGACCTGCCCGACGAAGTGCTTGAGAAGCTTGATCTGACGGTCTGCGCCATTCACAGCAAATTCGACCTCACCCTGGAAAAGCAGACGGAACGCATCATCCGGGCGATGGACAATCCGCATTTCCGAATCCTCGCTCATCCGACCGGCCGGCTCATCAACAAGCGCGAGCCCTACCAAGTGAACATGGAGAAAATCATGAAGGCCGCCCTCGAACGGGGCTGCTTTATGGAAATAAACGCTCAACCGGACCGCCTCGATCTGAATGACCAGCATTGCCGCCTGGCGAAAGAGATGGGTCTGAAAGTGGCGATCTGTACCGACTCCCATCATACCGCCGGCCTCCGGAATGTGAAATACGGCATTTACCAGGCGCGCCGCGGGTGGCTGACCAGGGACGATGTCATCAATACGCGGGAGGTGGAGGATCTGCTGAAACTGCTCCAACGCTAGAAAGAAATCCGGCTTGTTTCATGAGTCTAATAGGGCCTATAAGACCCATAGGACCTATGGCGTCAATTCAGCCAAGACATTTCAAATCGAAATCGGAATCGAAATCGGCTTTTTGATTTTGACTTTACCCCTCACCCTTCCAACCGAATCCCCAGCTCCCGCAACTGCTCCAGCACCTTCTCGGCCCAGCCGTTGTTGGCCGCGGGGCTTGCGGGGCTTGGGTGCAGAATGCGGCCGATGCGGATATCCAGATCGGCCAGCGCTTCCCGGGCCCTTTCCTCGGCGAAACTGCCGATGCCTATTACGGTTTTGGCCTTGAGAGCGAGGACCGAATTTCTAAGGGCTTTGTCGCAGATATCGATGACCTGTCGCCGCTCCTGCGCCGGAAGCTGGACCGGTGTCCGGTTGCGGCCCGAGGCCTCCAGAAAAAGCAGTGGGCAGTAGTTCAGAACCAGAAAGCGCCGGAAAAATTTATCCGGTTCGCCGAATTTTTCCCGGAAAAGACCCCACAGGCGGCGCCCGCTTACCTCGCTGCGCCTGCAGTCGAGCCCGGTGACCGGTTTGCAGGGATTCTCCGAGGCCGGCCGGCCCACCGGTTCGCAGATCCTCAGCCAGTCGCGTACGACGGCCACCTCCCCAAAAGGCACGCCCGTCTGGGCCATTCCCCAGGGACCGGGGTTCATCCCCAGAAACACCGCCTCCTTGGGAGCCTTGCCGTAACGCTGCAGGTAGGCCTCATGACACTTCCAGGCATATTCGAGGGGATTGTAGACATGGGTGACGGGTTCGGCGAAATACAGGGACTGCAGATCATTCGATAACTTGCGAGTGATTTCGATCAATTGCATGAAACGTCTCCTGAAAAAATCGTTAGCCGCGATTTTGGCAGGCCCGGAGGTAAATTGCAATCAAAGCAGGGCAAAAATCCAAATCGAAATCGAAATCGGGATCGAAATCGGCTTTTGACCTTGAATGACCCCTCACTCCTCACTCCTCACTCCTCACTCCTCACCCCTCACGCTCTTCTCCCCGCACTTTAAATCCCTCATCCTTCTGTTAAAGTATTTGACGAATTGCCCGGTTTCATGCAAGAAACGCGTGAAAGAGAGAGCGACATGAATCCCTGGCATCTGGTTCCCGTGGACCAAACCCGCATCGACAAGGGCTTTCCGGTCGTCATCGAAATTCCCCGAGGGTCCAAGAACAAGTACGAACTCGACAAGCAGAGCGGACTGCTGCGTCTCGATCGGGTGTTGTACGGTGCCCTCCATTATCCGGCCAATTACGGATTCATCCCCAGGACCCTGGCAGAGGACGGCGATCCTCTGGACGTGCTGGTGCTCGGGCAGGAGCCGGTCCATCCGCTGACTCTGCTCGAGGCCCGAGCCATCGGCGTGATGCGCATGAGGGATGAAAAGGGCGCAGACGACAAGATCATCGCGGTCAACGTGCACGATCCGGCGGTGGCCGATTACACCGGCCACGAGGTGTTGCCCCATTACCAGATGCTGGAAATCCGAAAATTCTTCGAGGAATACAAGACCCTGGAAAACAAGGACGTGGTGGTGGAAGACCTGGAGGGTATTCCCAAAGCCCTGCAAATCATCGCTGCCGCCCTGGCCCGCTACAATGATATGGCTGATGAGCTGAAGAGGACAGAAAAGTGAACGAGGATCATCCTTCCAACCATTCCAACAATGCCTTGAAACAACGACCCGTCTATATCGTCGACGGATCCCGCACACCGTTTCTGAAAGTCCGGGGCAAACCGGGCCCTTTCAGCCCGGTCGACCTGGCGGTGCAGTGCGGCCGCCCGCTCCTGCTGCGTCAGGATCTGCCTCCCGACGCCTTCGACATGGTGATCCTCGGCTGCGTCAACGTCCTCGCCCATGAGATGAACCCGGCCCGGCTGGCGGCTCTGCGCCTGGGCCTGGGGGAAACCATGCCGGCCTTTACCGTTCAGATCAATTGCGGATCGGGCATGCTGTCGATCGACAATGCCTTCCGCTCCATTGCGTCCGGATCACAGGACCTGGTCCTGGCCGGGGGAGCCGAGGCGTTGAGCCAGGCGCCTCTGCTGGCGAAACCGGAAGCGGTCGCCTGGCTGGCGCAAATGCGGGAGGTCCGGTCCCCGGCGGAAAGCCTGCGCCTGATGAAGGGCTGGCGGGCGAATTTTTTGAAACCAGTGCTCGGTCTCAAACAGGGACTGACCGACCCCGTCGCCGGTCTGAGCATGGGACAGACCACGGAAATTCTGGCCCATCTGTTCGCAACAAGCCGGGAGGAAGCCGACCGTTACGCTCTGGAGAGTCACCAACGGCTGTCGCGCGCGCAAACCGAAGGCTGGCTTGAGGACGAAATCGAGGCGGCCATCTCCCCGACCGGCGAACTGTTCCAGCAGGACGATGGTGTCCGTCCCGACTCGACCCTGGAAGCCCTTTCCCGTCTCAAACCGGTCTTCGAGCCCCCCTTCGGCCTGGTGACGGCCGGAAACAGCTCCCAGGTCACCGACGGCGCCTCCTGGGTGATCCTCGCTTCCGAAAAGGCCTTGAAACAGTACCGCCTGACACCGAAGGCGGTGATCATCGACAGCGCCTGGGCCGCCCTCGATCCCCGTCTCATGGGGCTCGGCCCGGTCCTCGCAGCAACGGAGATTTTGCAGCGCTGGCGGGCGGCACTGGCCGACATCGACCTCTGGGAAATCAACGAAGCCTTCGCCGCTCAGGTCCTGGCCTGCCTCCGCGCCTGGGAGGATGGGGACTTCTGCAAGGGCGTTCTCGGCCTCGATCAGCCTCTCGGCCGCATCGATCGGGAGAAGCTGAATATCGACGGCGGCGCGATCAGTCTCGGCCATCCCGTCGGCGCGAGCGGCAACCGCATCCTGCTGCACCTGGTCAACGCCCTGCACCGCAAGGACCTGAAGGTCGGCATCGCCACCGAATGCATCGGCGGCGGTCAGGGCGGAGCCATGCTGGTCGAAAAAATTTGACTGTACGGGCGGACCCGCGTGTCCGCCCGTAGGATAGAAGGGACATTGTATGAAAGGCAACATCGGTCAATTTGTGCGGTCCCGGGAATTGGAAATGGGTCCCCTGTCTTCCCCCGAAAAGCGCGCTGAGGAAAGCCCCTGGGCCAACTGGCGGCTGGCCTGGGATGAAAACCGCGTGGCCTGGATCTCTTTTGATCGGCCGGAGAACAAGATTAATCTGCTTTCCGAGGAGGCGCTGCGGGAGTTCGGCGGGCTCCTGGAGACCGTCCAACGGCAAACCCCTGCCGGTCTGGTCCTGAGATCGGAGAAGCCCGCCGGGTTCTGCCATGGAGCCGATATCAATGAATTTTCCTCGCTGGGCGAGGATGCCCAGATCATCGACAAGCTCAATAAGGCCCATGCGATCGCCAACCGTCTTGCGGAATTGCCCTGCCCGACCGTCGCCGTTCTGCACGGTTTCTGTCTGGGAGGTGGGCTCGAGCTCGCCCTCTGCTGCGATTACCGGATCGCGGTTCCCGGCGCCCGCCTCGGCCTGCCGGAAGTGCTGCTGGGCCTGCATCCCGGCCTGGGAGCCACCGCCCGGCTCCCGCGTCTGATCGACCCGGTCCAGGCCATGACCCTGATGCTGACCGGCAAGATGATCCCTGCCAAGGAGGCCTATCAGCAGGGGTTGGTGGATGCTGTGGTGGAAGAGCGCCATGTCGCCGAAGCCGTCCGCGTCTTTACTCGAGGTCAAAGGCGCGGTCGTGAACCGGGTATCAAAAACAGGTTGCTGGCCTCCCGTCCGGCCCGCCGTCTTGAAGGCCGGTTGATGCGGGCGAAAAGCGCCAAAAAGGCGCCGCCGGAACATTACCCCGCGCCCGAGGCCCTGATCTCCCTCTGGGAAGAGAGCGGGGGCGACCTGGCGACCATGCTGGAGGCCGAAATCGCCTCTTTTGCCCGTTTGCTTTCCGACCCTACGGCCAGGAACCTGATACGGGTCTTCCTGCTGCGGGAAAAGATGAAAAAACTGACCGATTCGGAGCAGAGGCCTTTGCGTCAAGTCCATGTGATCGGCGCCGGCGCCATGGGAGGAGATATCGCGGCCTGGTGCGCCTACAAGGGGATCAGGGTCAGCCTGTACGACCGGCAGCCGATGACGATCGCCCAGGCGGTCAAGAAAACCGCCGATCTGTGTCACAGCAAAAAGCTCCCGGAGAAGGAGACCCGGGAAGTCCTCGACCGCCTGATCCCCGACCTGCGCAATCGGGGCGTTTTAAAGGCCGATCTTGTCATCGAAGCGGTCCCGGAAAAGATCGACATCAAACAGCAGGTCTATCAGGAGATCGAGCCCCTGTTGAAGGAAGGGGCCATCCTCGCCAGCAACACCTCCGCCATCCCTCTGGAGCAGTTGCGGGAGTTCTTGGCCGACCCCTCGCGATTCGTCGGACTGCATTTCTTCAATCCGGTTTCCAGAATGCAACTTGTGGAAGTGGTGCTGCATGACCAGCTTGGGCAGGAGGCCCTGGGCAAGGCCCGAACGTTTATCGGTCAGATCGATCGCCTGCCGGCGCCGGTGAACAGCTCACCGGGTTTTCTGGTCAACCGGATCCTGACTCCCTACCTTCTGGAAGCCATGATTCTGATGGACGAAGGGGTCCCTGCGGAAACCATCGACCAGGCCGCTCTCGATTTCGGCTTCCCGGTCGGACCTGTGGAACTGGCCGACCGGGTCGGACTGGACGTCTGCCTGAGCGTTGCCGAACTGCTGCGGAACCATCTCGGAGAGACCCTGGTCCCGGTCCCTGAGTGGCTGCGGGACATGGTCGCGGCGGGGGAAATGGGACGCAAGGCGGATCATGGCTTCTACAATTGGAAACAGGGCAAGCCGCAGAAGGACAACCGTTTCCCGGCACCGGAAAGGGATATGCTCGACCGACTTCTCCTGCCGATGCTGAACGCCGCCATGGCCTGCCTGTCCGCCGAGATCGTTGATGACGCGGACCTGCTGGATGGAGCGATGATATTCGGTACCGGCTTCCCCCCGTTTCTTGGGGGCCCCATTCATTACGCCCGCAGCCGGGGATTCAAAGACATTGCCGAAACCCTCGAGGTGATGGCGGCCAATTACGGCGAGCGATACAAGCCGGACCCCGGCTGGACTGAGAGAGATTGAGCCACACAGATAAAGGCATCAACCCTGTTATCGAACGCAGATAAAGTCGGATTTACGCAGATAAGGTCAAAACCACGGAAGTCTTCATTCGCTTTTATCCGCCCTTATCCGCAGTTATCTGCGTTCAATAAAAGCTTTTCGATTCTCCCGGTCTTCCTCTGTGTGCTGTAGTGCCAGGCTTTAGACAAGGCGACCATTGACAGATTCGCAAATTCCTTCCGTCATGCCCGAATGGTTCTATCGGGCATCCATGGATTC
This portion of the Syntrophotaleaceae bacterium genome encodes:
- a CDS encoding acetyl-CoA C-acetyltransferase, with the translated sequence MNEDHPSNHSNNALKQRPVYIVDGSRTPFLKVRGKPGPFSPVDLAVQCGRPLLLRQDLPPDAFDMVILGCVNVLAHEMNPARLAALRLGLGETMPAFTVQINCGSGMLSIDNAFRSIASGSQDLVLAGGAEALSQAPLLAKPEAVAWLAQMREVRSPAESLRLMKGWRANFLKPVLGLKQGLTDPVAGLSMGQTTEILAHLFATSREEADRYALESHQRLSRAQTEGWLEDEIEAAISPTGELFQQDDGVRPDSTLEALSRLKPVFEPPFGLVTAGNSSQVTDGASWVILASEKALKQYRLTPKAVIIDSAWAALDPRLMGLGPVLAATEILQRWRAALADIDLWEINEAFAAQVLACLRAWEDGDFCKGVLGLDQPLGRIDREKLNIDGGAISLGHPVGASGNRILLHLVNALHRKDLKVGIATECIGGGQGGAMLVEKI
- a CDS encoding inorganic diphosphatase translates to MNPWHLVPVDQTRIDKGFPVVIEIPRGSKNKYELDKQSGLLRLDRVLYGALHYPANYGFIPRTLAEDGDPLDVLVLGQEPVHPLTLLEARAIGVMRMRDEKGADDKIIAVNVHDPAVADYTGHEVLPHYQMLEIRKFFEEYKTLENKDVVVEDLEGIPKALQIIAAALARYNDMADELKRTEK
- a CDS encoding 3-hydroxyacyl-CoA dehydrogenase NAD-binding domain-containing protein, giving the protein MKGNIGQFVRSRELEMGPLSSPEKRAEESPWANWRLAWDENRVAWISFDRPENKINLLSEEALREFGGLLETVQRQTPAGLVLRSEKPAGFCHGADINEFSSLGEDAQIIDKLNKAHAIANRLAELPCPTVAVLHGFCLGGGLELALCCDYRIAVPGARLGLPEVLLGLHPGLGATARLPRLIDPVQAMTLMLTGKMIPAKEAYQQGLVDAVVEERHVAEAVRVFTRGQRRGREPGIKNRLLASRPARRLEGRLMRAKSAKKAPPEHYPAPEALISLWEESGGDLATMLEAEIASFARLLSDPTARNLIRVFLLREKMKKLTDSEQRPLRQVHVIGAGAMGGDIAAWCAYKGIRVSLYDRQPMTIAQAVKKTADLCHSKKLPEKETREVLDRLIPDLRNRGVLKADLVIEAVPEKIDIKQQVYQEIEPLLKEGAILASNTSAIPLEQLREFLADPSRFVGLHFFNPVSRMQLVEVVLHDQLGQEALGKARTFIGQIDRLPAPVNSSPGFLVNRILTPYLLEAMILMDEGVPAETIDQAALDFGFPVGPVELADRVGLDVCLSVAELLRNHLGETLVPVPEWLRDMVAAGEMGRKADHGFYNWKQGKPQKDNRFPAPERDMLDRLLLPMLNAAMACLSAEIVDDADLLDGAMIFGTGFPPFLGGPIHYARSRGFKDIAETLEVMAANYGERYKPDPGWTERD